A genomic region of bacterium contains the following coding sequences:
- a CDS encoding DUF1579 domain-containing protein — translation MKRHHATGALLLTLTLAAVPAGAEHHEAAGDVNEIVARHIEAKGGRDAWNAIDSFKLTGEFTAFSKVHPFTVHKTRDRRYHIDHVWGDQSVVIGFDGETPWWDHRFFGKGARKIDGADRAVLERDLDFATPFFDLEASGHTATLLGKQDLEGQEVIAIELQRADESKETWYLDPSSYLEVARDSPGSDFGQPMTQRTFFDSFQEVAGVMIPHYTETQWYTRHRVIDAQAIEVNVDIDDELFLMPAPFGMEKLQNLAGSWTIAVESRQNPAAPFTEREGDSVIEAHFRGGLFEETWTNPNGTQVMRTLSYDQFRERYLVTLIDSSTNAMDILAGGWNEEGALVLDDLVTETPSLLFGLTIYERMRLYDLERDSFKIERESSIDGGETWAVMQKLAYTRKTDSADSAEGAP, via the coding sequence ATGAAACGACACCACGCGACCGGCGCGCTGCTGCTCACCCTGACGCTTGCGGCCGTGCCAGCGGGCGCCGAGCATCACGAGGCGGCCGGCGATGTCAACGAGATCGTGGCCAGACACATCGAAGCCAAGGGCGGCCGAGACGCCTGGAACGCGATCGACTCCTTCAAGCTGACCGGCGAGTTCACGGCGTTCAGCAAGGTCCATCCGTTCACCGTGCACAAGACCCGCGACCGCAGGTACCACATCGACCACGTGTGGGGTGACCAGTCGGTCGTCATCGGCTTCGACGGCGAGACCCCTTGGTGGGACCACCGTTTCTTCGGCAAGGGTGCCCGCAAGATCGACGGCGCCGACCGCGCGGTCTTGGAAAGGGATCTCGATTTCGCCACGCCGTTCTTTGATCTGGAGGCCTCCGGCCACACCGCCACCCTGCTCGGGAAGCAGGATCTCGAAGGCCAGGAGGTGATCGCGATCGAGCTCCAGCGCGCCGACGAATCCAAGGAGACCTGGTATCTGGATCCGTCCAGCTACCTCGAGGTGGCCCGCGACTCTCCCGGCTCCGACTTTGGTCAGCCGATGACCCAGCGGACCTTTTTCGACAGCTTTCAAGAGGTGGCGGGAGTGATGATCCCCCACTACACAGAGACCCAGTGGTACACCCGCCATCGGGTGATCGACGCACAGGCCATCGAGGTGAACGTCGACATAGACGATGAACTCTTCCTCATGCCGGCGCCGTTCGGGATGGAGAAACTGCAGAACCTTGCCGGGTCTTGGACCATCGCGGTCGAATCCCGACAGAATCCAGCCGCACCGTTTACCGAGCGCGAAGGCGATTCGGTCATCGAGGCTCACTTTCGTGGCGGCCTGTTCGAAGAGACCTGGACCAATCCGAACGGCACTCAAGTCATGAGAACGCTCTCCTACGACCAGTTCCGCGAGCGCTACCTGGTCACGCTGATCGATTCGAGCACTAACGCCATGGACATCCTGGCTGGCGGTTGGAACGAGGAGGGCGCCTTGGTTCTGGACGACCTGGTGACCGAAACGCCGAGCCTGTTGTTCGGATTGACGATCTACGAGCGCATGCGCCTCTACGATCTGGAACGAGACTCCTTCAAGATCGAGCGAGAGAGCTCGATCGACGGCGGTGAGACCTGGGCGGTGATGCAGAAGCTCGCCTACACGCGTAAGACCGACTCGGCCGATTCGGCAGAAGGTGCGCCATGA
- a CDS encoding PQQ-binding-like beta-propeller repeat protein: MRRSPFRGQLPTATLAAVLAVALATTAAANDWPQFRGLNRDGTSAETGLLHDWPEAGPTELWRIPIGEGYSASSIVDDRLYTMYAGEEDGKPVEYAVVFDAGTGNEIWKTLVGDKLDTEFGNGPRSTPTVVDDTVYVLGSRGDLAALDAAEGTINWRLDLTETFGGSMPNWGFATSILVDQGKVIVEGGGPEGKSYSGLDASTGEVLWSTGEARGAGYNSPLAVDMNGERRYVYIAGGQLRCIDEDGKEIWQHEWPRGETHAMPVLVSDNRIYASGAQGVGAQLVEVREGDDGASVAEVWKAPHLRNHFSSAVAHEGTIYGFDNATLKAVSADTGELAWAKRGLGKGSLILADGHLFVLSDRGRLLQIKATPEAYTEEGSVQALSGKTWTAPSLANGILYLRSHSELVAYDLRHGGSS; the protein is encoded by the coding sequence ATGCGGAGATCCCCATTCCGGGGCCAACTGCCCACAGCCACCCTTGCCGCGGTCCTGGCCGTGGCTCTCGCCACCACCGCGGCGGCCAACGACTGGCCGCAGTTTCGAGGTTTGAACCGGGACGGGACCTCGGCCGAAACCGGTCTTCTACACGACTGGCCCGAGGCTGGACCCACCGAGCTCTGGCGAATTCCAATCGGCGAAGGCTATTCGGCGTCTTCGATCGTCGACGACCGTCTCTACACCATGTACGCGGGCGAGGAAGACGGCAAGCCGGTCGAGTACGCAGTCGTCTTCGATGCCGGCACCGGAAACGAGATCTGGAAGACCCTGGTTGGCGACAAGCTCGACACCGAGTTCGGCAACGGTCCCCGCTCGACCCCGACCGTGGTTGACGACACCGTATACGTGCTCGGCTCCCGCGGCGACCTGGCGGCCCTCGATGCCGCCGAGGGAACGATCAACTGGCGACTGGATCTCACGGAGACCTTCGGCGGCTCCATGCCGAACTGGGGGTTCGCCACTTCCATACTGGTCGACCAAGGCAAGGTCATCGTCGAGGGCGGCGGGCCCGAAGGCAAGTCCTATTCTGGACTCGATGCCTCGACCGGTGAGGTCTTGTGGTCCACCGGAGAGGCCCGCGGCGCCGGCTACAACTCGCCTCTGGCGGTGGACATGAACGGCGAGCGACGGTACGTCTATATCGCCGGCGGCCAGCTTCGCTGCATCGACGAGGACGGCAAAGAGATCTGGCAGCACGAGTGGCCCCGGGGCGAAACTCATGCGATGCCCGTGCTGGTCAGCGACAACCGGATCTACGCCTCCGGCGCCCAGGGAGTCGGGGCGCAGCTGGTCGAGGTCCGTGAGGGCGACGACGGCGCCAGCGTCGCCGAAGTCTGGAAAGCGCCACATCTGCGTAATCACTTCTCCAGTGCGGTGGCCCACGAGGGCACCATCTACGGCTTCGACAACGCCACGCTCAAGGCGGTATCGGCCGACACCGGTGAGCTGGCCTGGGCCAAGAGGGGCTTGGGCAAGGGCTCACTGATCCTGGCCGACGGGCATCTCTTCGTGCTCTCGGATCGTGGGCGCCTGCTGCAGATCAAAGCGACCCCCGAGGCCTACACCGAGGAGGGCAGCGTGCAGGCCCTGAGCGGCAAGACCTGGACCGCGCCCTCGCTCGCCAACGGCATCCTCTATCTGAGGTCACACTCCGAATTGGTGGCCTACGACCTGCGGCACGGAGGTTCGTCATGA
- a CDS encoding RNA-binding protein: MSKKIYVGNLPFTATEDEMREKFEEFGPVMSINLITDRETGRPRGFGFVEMEDSEQADAAIAALDQTEMGGRKLNVNEARPRR, from the coding sequence ATGTCGAAGAAAATCTACGTTGGAAACCTGCCCTTCACCGCTACCGAGGACGAGATGCGCGAGAAGTTCGAGGAATTCGGTCCGGTCATGTCCATCAACCTGATCACCGACCGTGAAACCGGCCGGCCGCGGGGCTTCGGCTTTGTCGAAATGGAAGACAGTGAGCAGGCCGACGCGGCGATCGCCGCTCTCGACCAGACCGAGATGGGCGGTCGCAAGCTCAACGTCAACGAGGCCCGCCCCCGCCGCTGA
- a CDS encoding alpha/beta hydrolase, producing MTIRRTFGLALLLASIWFLTPMFLRRFTDSALFYPERGQWRTPAALGLPFEEIWLDAEGDRAQSWWVAGEEPGAVVVMFHGNAGTIADRLENVAELVSRFGVSVLQVEYPGYGESGGHPSERSLYAVGEAGLLEARRRAGARKLVLFGRSLGGAVAIEAAIRHPVDGLIAESTFTSLRDMASSSGIPLARYLVAYRFDSLAKIGRVRASVLLLHGSRDEVVPYAMAPRLLEAATSASRKALHTVAGGSHNDTWVLGGEAYWAAWAEFLNSLAR from the coding sequence ATGACGATTCGTCGGACATTCGGCTTGGCGCTATTGTTGGCGTCGATCTGGTTCTTGACGCCGATGTTTCTCCGCCGTTTCACCGATAGCGCTCTTTTCTATCCCGAGCGCGGCCAGTGGCGGACTCCCGCGGCCCTCGGATTGCCCTTCGAGGAGATCTGGCTGGACGCCGAGGGCGATCGCGCTCAGAGCTGGTGGGTCGCCGGAGAGGAACCGGGCGCGGTCGTCGTGATGTTCCACGGCAACGCCGGCACCATTGCCGACCGGCTCGAGAACGTGGCGGAGCTCGTTTCCAGGTTCGGTGTCAGCGTCTTGCAGGTCGAGTACCCCGGCTACGGGGAGTCGGGCGGACATCCGTCGGAGCGGTCGCTCTATGCGGTCGGCGAAGCCGGCCTGCTCGAGGCCAGACGGCGAGCCGGAGCCCGGAAACTGGTGCTGTTCGGCCGTTCGCTGGGTGGAGCCGTTGCCATCGAGGCGGCGATCCGGCATCCGGTCGACGGTTTGATCGCAGAATCCACTTTCACCAGTCTTCGTGACATGGCGTCGTCGAGCGGCATCCCGCTGGCTCGATATCTTGTGGCCTATCGCTTCGACTCGCTGGCGAAGATCGGCCGCGTTCGCGCGTCGGTGCTGCTGCTCCACGGCAGCCGAGACGAGGTCGTTCCCTACGCGATGGCGCCGCGGCTTCTCGAGGCGGCGACGAGCGCTTCCCGAAAGGCGCTGCACACCGTGGCGGGCGGCTCGCACAACGACACCTGGGTCCTTGGCGGAGAGGCGTACTGGGCGGCTTGGGCGGAGTTCTTGAACAGCCTGGCACGTTAG
- a CDS encoding sulfatase-like hydrolase/transferase, producing MKSSPVAGITLGLFSISSVLAMGACSKSRFPERPNILLITVDTLRADHLSSYGYPRATSPVIDALAAEGVLFENASVQWPKTGPSFASIFTATYPKDNGIVRKVGIPLPQGFRMLPEVLKDQGYETHAVVSNGAVGSEFGFGQGFDTYLESWKTPPPTPEADNTAAATVNALANAIIEGLNGEKPYFLWVHYLDPHAPYTPPGEWSDRFQDDEWYSDEPKIAIRRDRPRMQMTGIGSSQVLDDRDDLGFYIARYDAEIAYADHHIGRLLETLEAKGLLDNTLTAFTSDHGESLGEHHYYFDHGRFGFQTCVRVPFIIHFPGIVPPGVDREPVELINLTPTLLEAAGVDLDDGSWMQGHSLEPRLWQEAPAPSAPMIAFTEAGYGENRKWLKVVRDRRFKLTNATVSSDQRWIGGEGVPWILYDLDNDPEELENVAERFPRELQRLRRQLRDWWNAPAFEVEIDEDDGGEAREMDETTREQLKALGYLQ from the coding sequence GTGAAGTCGAGCCCGGTGGCGGGCATCACGCTCGGCCTCTTCAGCATCTCGAGCGTCTTGGCAATGGGGGCCTGCTCGAAATCGCGCTTTCCCGAGCGTCCAAATATCCTCTTGATCACGGTCGACACGCTGCGCGCCGACCATCTCTCGAGCTACGGCTACCCTCGGGCCACATCGCCGGTCATCGACGCACTGGCGGCCGAAGGCGTGCTCTTCGAGAACGCGTCCGTTCAGTGGCCGAAAACCGGCCCTTCCTTCGCATCCATCTTCACCGCCACGTACCCGAAGGACAATGGCATCGTGCGGAAAGTCGGCATTCCGCTGCCGCAGGGCTTCCGCATGCTTCCCGAGGTTCTCAAGGACCAGGGCTACGAGACTCACGCCGTGGTCTCCAACGGCGCCGTGGGCAGCGAGTTCGGCTTCGGTCAGGGGTTCGACACCTACTTGGAAAGTTGGAAGACGCCACCACCCACACCGGAAGCCGACAACACCGCGGCCGCGACGGTCAACGCCCTGGCCAACGCGATCATCGAGGGGTTGAACGGCGAAAAGCCCTACTTCCTCTGGGTTCACTATCTCGACCCCCACGCGCCCTATACTCCCCCCGGCGAGTGGAGCGATCGGTTCCAAGATGACGAGTGGTACTCCGATGAGCCCAAGATCGCGATCCGACGCGATCGCCCGCGGATGCAAATGACCGGCATCGGCTCGTCTCAGGTCCTCGACGACCGCGACGACCTCGGCTTCTACATCGCCCGCTACGACGCCGAGATCGCGTACGCCGACCATCACATCGGCCGGCTTCTCGAAACGCTGGAGGCCAAAGGGCTACTCGACAACACCCTGACCGCGTTCACCTCCGACCACGGCGAGTCGCTCGGCGAGCACCACTACTACTTCGACCACGGACGCTTCGGGTTCCAGACCTGCGTTCGAGTTCCCTTCATCATCCACTTCCCCGGCATCGTCCCACCCGGCGTGGACAGAGAGCCCGTGGAGTTGATCAACTTGACGCCGACCCTTCTCGAGGCAGCGGGCGTGGATCTCGACGATGGCTCCTGGATGCAGGGACACTCGCTCGAGCCGCGCCTGTGGCAGGAAGCGCCGGCGCCGTCCGCTCCGATGATTGCGTTCACCGAGGCCGGCTACGGCGAGAATCGGAAGTGGCTCAAGGTCGTGCGCGACCGGCGATTCAAGCTGACCAACGCCACCGTTTCGAGCGACCAGCGCTGGATCGGTGGCGAGGGCGTGCCCTGGATTCTCTACGATCTCGACAACGACCCCGAGGAGCTCGAGAACGTGGCCGAGCGCTTCCCGCGCGAGCTCCAGCGCCTGCGCCGCCAGCTTCGAGACTGGTGGAATGCTCCTGCCTTTGAAGTCGAGATCGACGAAGACGACGGCGGTGAGGCGCGTGAGATGGACGAGACAACGCGCGAACAGCTCAAGGCCCTGGGCTACCTGCAGTAG
- a CDS encoding VWA domain-containing protein: protein MLSIAGAGAAQAQGLGATLAQSRNLLRADRLLESGELASGELEVNAELALDDGASEAELAVSLFTGEAPAAGTRWAITLLVPAVDREPLVLHSLVEWSSDAVATGNTSGWAYLIRASVPEDLQDAAVAVENLTSGGWGAAAVDLTDELNEVEVGLAVLSASASATPGASRPGTTPPGVVRLPRTTPYETGKPVAEPPATADEPEAGPEIIKLIAPTQRPAVGRVRFRTVATMGGIRSAVFYLDGERVAEDERPPFSATLDLGPTPRARLVRVEAFGFQDLKLGEDEITVNLDQQPFAVRIGDLESVGDGKTRVTASVSVPPAERLNRVEFYKNQELVATLSAAPFEVLLAESQDPSDFLRVVAYLESGDSVEDARLFSEQAVSERIEVNLVEVYAVVSDAKGNPVQNLDRDRFRLTQGRREIPIERFALADEVPLVLGLIIDSSESMDFLMEDTKRAAARFLSQTVLDDDRAFLVDFDTQPRLAQGLSGNLGILVPALGRLRVGGNTALYDAVVYSLAQFEREPGRRALVLLTDGRDYGSKFGPKRALEEARRLGVPVYVIAISDLANRLPGAWMQKKPKKTFPVDAFLEGFSTDSGGRVFSIADMNELGAVYEVINAELRSQYLLAFSTPERLTQKELEALDVSVTGRGLSTRIVVLER, encoded by the coding sequence TTGCTCTCGATCGCGGGAGCGGGCGCCGCCCAGGCGCAGGGTCTCGGGGCGACGCTCGCCCAGAGCCGCAATCTGCTCCGCGCCGACCGGTTGCTCGAATCGGGTGAACTGGCCAGCGGCGAGCTCGAAGTGAACGCGGAACTGGCTCTCGACGATGGCGCGTCGGAAGCGGAACTGGCAGTCAGCCTGTTCACGGGCGAGGCACCGGCGGCAGGAACGCGGTGGGCGATCACTTTGCTGGTGCCGGCGGTGGACCGGGAACCACTGGTTCTTCACAGCCTGGTCGAATGGAGCTCGGACGCCGTCGCCACTGGCAATACCTCCGGCTGGGCGTATCTCATCCGAGCCTCTGTTCCGGAGGATCTTCAGGACGCGGCGGTGGCGGTCGAGAACCTGACATCCGGCGGCTGGGGCGCAGCGGCGGTCGATTTGACCGACGAGCTCAACGAAGTCGAGGTCGGCCTGGCCGTCTTGAGCGCATCGGCCTCCGCTACTCCCGGGGCGAGCCGGCCGGGGACGACACCGCCAGGCGTGGTGCGGTTGCCCAGAACCACCCCCTACGAGACCGGCAAGCCAGTTGCGGAGCCGCCGGCAACCGCCGACGAACCCGAGGCCGGGCCGGAGATCATCAAGCTGATCGCCCCCACTCAGCGGCCGGCGGTCGGCAGAGTCCGCTTTCGCACCGTTGCGACCATGGGAGGCATTCGCTCCGCCGTCTTCTATCTGGACGGCGAGCGCGTTGCCGAGGACGAGCGCCCGCCGTTTTCGGCCACGCTCGACCTGGGGCCGACTCCGCGAGCCCGGCTGGTCCGGGTCGAGGCGTTCGGTTTCCAAGACCTCAAGCTGGGTGAAGACGAGATCACGGTCAACCTCGACCAGCAGCCTTTCGCGGTTCGAATTGGCGATCTGGAGAGCGTCGGCGACGGCAAGACACGGGTCACGGCAAGCGTCTCGGTGCCACCGGCCGAGAGGTTGAACCGGGTCGAGTTCTACAAGAACCAGGAGCTCGTCGCGACGTTGTCTGCGGCGCCGTTCGAGGTGCTGCTGGCGGAAAGCCAGGACCCCTCGGATTTCCTGCGCGTCGTCGCCTACCTGGAAAGCGGTGACAGCGTCGAAGACGCGAGGCTCTTCTCCGAGCAGGCAGTGAGCGAGAGAATCGAGGTCAACCTGGTCGAGGTGTACGCCGTCGTCTCCGACGCCAAGGGCAATCCGGTCCAGAATCTGGATCGCGATCGATTCCGTCTCACCCAGGGACGACGTGAAATCCCGATCGAGCGCTTCGCACTGGCCGACGAGGTACCCCTGGTCTTGGGTTTGATCATCGACAGCTCGGAGAGCATGGACTTCTTGATGGAAGACACCAAGCGAGCGGCGGCGCGCTTCCTGTCGCAAACCGTCCTCGACGACGACCGCGCCTTCCTGGTCGACTTCGACACTCAGCCTCGACTGGCGCAGGGACTGAGCGGTAACCTCGGGATCCTGGTGCCGGCTCTCGGCCGTCTGCGCGTCGGTGGCAACACGGCGCTCTACGACGCCGTCGTCTATTCGCTGGCGCAATTCGAACGCGAGCCGGGCCGGCGAGCTCTGGTTCTCCTGACCGACGGCCGCGACTACGGTAGCAAGTTCGGCCCCAAGCGAGCTCTTGAAGAAGCCCGCCGCCTTGGGGTTCCGGTATATGTCATCGCGATCAGCGATCTGGCCAACCGGCTCCCCGGCGCCTGGATGCAGAAGAAGCCCAAGAAGACCTTCCCGGTCGACGCGTTCCTGGAGGGTTTCAGCACAGACAGCGGCGGGCGCGTTTTCTCGATCGCCGACATGAACGAGCTCGGAGCCGTCTACGAAGTCATCAACGCGGAGTTGCGCAGCCAGTATCTGCTCGCGTTCTCGACCCCGGAGCGGCTGACCCAGAAGGAGCTGGAAGCCCTCGACGTGTCGGTGACCGGTCGCGGTCTGTCGACCAGGATCGTGGTGCTCGAGCGCTAG
- a CDS encoding porin family protein, protein MRQLKTTMAAGLLAAGLAAGLPAAASASGPLYVTGAILNASTDIDVQADFERLIDDDDEGWSFGIGFHISEHLAIEGTYHDLGTAEELSICSDPEVLCTALVAPAEVDSTAIAISVLPHWPLTEHFSLYGRLGIATWESDVTEAFAGTSLAKLDDEEYILGVGVRFEVLGPFGAFAEVSRIADTFETVSLGATLGY, encoded by the coding sequence ATGAGACAACTCAAGACAACGATGGCGGCAGGCCTCCTGGCGGCCGGCCTGGCAGCCGGTCTGCCGGCGGCCGCGAGCGCTTCCGGCCCCCTTTACGTAACCGGAGCGATCCTCAACGCATCTACCGATATCGACGTGCAAGCCGATTTCGAACGCCTGATCGACGACGACGACGAAGGCTGGAGCTTTGGGATCGGATTCCACATCAGCGAGCATCTGGCGATCGAAGGCACGTACCACGACCTCGGCACCGCCGAGGAGTTGAGTATCTGTTCGGATCCCGAAGTCCTGTGCACCGCCCTGGTCGCACCCGCAGAGGTCGACTCCACGGCCATCGCCATCTCGGTACTCCCCCACTGGCCGCTGACCGAGCATTTTTCGCTCTACGGTCGCCTCGGCATCGCTACCTGGGAAAGCGACGTCACCGAGGCCTTCGCCGGCACCTCGCTGGCGAAGCTCGACGACGAGGAGTACATCCTGGGAGTGGGCGTTCGCTTCGAGGTTCTGGGACCTTTCGGGGCCTTTGCGGAGGTCTCGCGCATCGCCGACACTTTCGAAACCGTCTCGCTGGGCGCGACGCTCGGCTATTGA
- a CDS encoding methyltransferase domain-containing protein, with product MHSRADSPYSRLNYRRLIAWPERIRREWPFLENEIGRSPERSVIDLGSGTGEHARHLASEGVRSLGVDRNEAQISKAREFENEFKDGPTFIEGNLTEVGRLTDERFGLAMCLGNVLPHLDDDALAETLHQTASVLLPHGRLLIQLLNYERIVSRGIRHLPVNFREDPEGPGEIVFLRLLRADGDDRYVWFYPTTFTLEPGSDRPVEVEAAKEVRLRAWKRAELERILPENGFEIAARYGDMTGGAYDAEESADLVLAAVRAGG from the coding sequence ATGCACTCTCGAGCCGACAGCCCGTACAGCCGGCTCAACTATCGCCGCCTGATTGCCTGGCCTGAGCGGATCCGGCGCGAGTGGCCGTTTCTCGAAAACGAGATCGGCCGCTCGCCGGAGAGAAGCGTCATCGACCTGGGCAGCGGCACCGGCGAGCACGCGCGGCATCTCGCCTCCGAGGGCGTACGCTCTTTGGGCGTGGATCGCAACGAGGCGCAGATCAGCAAGGCTCGCGAGTTCGAGAACGAATTCAAGGACGGGCCGACCTTCATCGAGGGCAATCTGACCGAGGTTGGCCGTCTCACGGACGAACGCTTCGGGCTCGCCATGTGCCTCGGCAACGTCCTCCCACATCTCGACGACGACGCTCTCGCGGAGACCCTGCACCAGACGGCGAGTGTGCTCTTGCCACACGGTCGGCTCCTGATCCAGCTGCTCAACTACGAGCGAATCGTCTCGCGCGGTATCCGGCACCTACCCGTGAACTTCCGTGAAGATCCCGAGGGGCCGGGCGAGATCGTGTTCCTGCGGCTGCTCCGAGCCGATGGCGACGACCGCTATGTCTGGTTCTATCCGACGACGTTTACCCTCGAACCAGGTAGCGATCGGCCGGTCGAGGTCGAAGCCGCCAAGGAGGTTCGGCTGAGAGCCTGGAAGAGAGCCGAGCTGGAGCGGATCCTGCCCGAGAACGGATTCGAGATCGCAGCGCGCTACGGGGACATGACGGGAGGCGCCTACGACGCGGAGGAATCGGCCGATCTGGTCCTGGCGGCGGTCAGGGCTGGAGGGTAG
- a CDS encoding AMP nucleosidase: MLTKLDIVENWLPRYTGTAVDDFGKYILLTNFGNYVEKFADLYGAEIHGGDRPMPNATADGISIVNFGMGSANAATVLDLLSAVNPKACLFLGKCGGLKKKNQIGDLILPIAAVRGEGTSNDYMPSEVPALPAFALQKAISTTIRDHDLDYWTGSVYSTNRRVWEHDKNFKKYLREVRAMAIDMETATVFTVAFANKIPAGALLLVSDQPMIPEGVKTEASDRQVTESFVDRHLRIGIDSLSQLINEGLTVKHLRF; the protein is encoded by the coding sequence ATGTTGACCAAGTTGGACATCGTAGAAAACTGGCTGCCCCGCTACACGGGTACGGCGGTCGACGACTTCGGCAAATACATCCTGCTGACAAACTTCGGGAACTACGTCGAGAAGTTCGCAGATCTCTACGGTGCCGAGATCCACGGTGGCGACCGGCCGATGCCGAACGCCACCGCCGACGGAATTTCGATCGTCAACTTCGGCATGGGTAGCGCCAACGCCGCCACGGTGCTCGATCTTCTGTCGGCGGTCAATCCCAAGGCTTGCCTGTTCCTCGGCAAATGCGGCGGGCTGAAGAAGAAGAACCAGATCGGCGACCTGATCCTGCCGATCGCCGCGGTTCGCGGCGAGGGCACTTCGAACGACTACATGCCCTCGGAGGTGCCGGCGCTGCCGGCCTTTGCGCTCCAGAAGGCCATCTCGACCACGATCCGGGATCACGATCTCGACTACTGGACCGGCTCGGTCTATTCGACCAATCGCAGGGTCTGGGAGCACGACAAGAACTTCAAGAAGTACCTGCGCGAGGTCCGGGCGATGGCCATCGACATGGAGACCGCGACCGTCTTCACCGTGGCTTTCGCTAACAAGATACCTGCCGGTGCGCTATTGCTGGTCTCGGATCAACCGATGATCCCGGAGGGTGTCAAGACCGAAGCCAGCGACCGCCAGGTGACCGAGTCTTTCGTCGATCGCCACCTGCGCATCGGAATCGACTCGCTGTCTCAGCTCATCAACGAAGGGCTGACGGTGAAGCACCTCCGGTTCTAG